The Pseudophaeobacter arcticus DSM 23566 genome includes a region encoding these proteins:
- a CDS encoding universal stress protein, whose amino-acid sequence MIKSVLCAVELSDKATDKMVLEQAARMADLDGAQLDVVNVLPDFGESWVSGFFESHHHEKAVEETTTKLKRICAEILGQERNAKIRHVVATGTAYQEILKVAEAAGSDLIVVGAHKPDLKDYLLGPNAARVIRHSECSVFVVRGPKA is encoded by the coding sequence ATGATCAAATCTGTCCTGTGTGCGGTGGAGTTAAGCGATAAGGCCACCGACAAAATGGTACTCGAACAGGCGGCCAGAATGGCCGACCTGGACGGGGCGCAATTGGATGTGGTGAATGTTCTGCCTGACTTTGGCGAAAGCTGGGTTTCGGGTTTTTTTGAAAGCCATCACCATGAAAAGGCAGTTGAGGAAACCACAACCAAGCTGAAAAGGATCTGCGCCGAGATCCTGGGGCAAGAGCGCAATGCCAAGATCCGCCATGTGGTGGCCACCGGGACGGCCTATCAGGAGATCCTGAAGGTGGCCGAGGCCGCCGGCAGCGACCTGATCGTGGTTGGGGCCCATAAGCCTGATCTAAAGGACTATTTGCTGGGGCCCAATGCGGCCCGGGTCATCCGGCATTCGGAGTGCTCGGTCTTTGTTGTTCGCGGTCCAAAGGCCTGA
- a CDS encoding lipocalin-like domain-containing protein, whose amino-acid sequence MNVSRLLLCLNLLAASPALSQGFASLGSAAEGFAIPHPDHRLQFPRDHGAHPDFRIEWWYLTANLKDENGQSYGIQWTLFRSALAPGEAEGWQSPQIWMGHAGLTSATAHFSTERLARGGIGQAGVTTAPFQAWIDDWQMAGANDLSQLDLYAAGDSFSYDLSAETMAPLVLQGEQGYSVKSPEGQASYYYSQPNYQIQGTLTLPSGPVAVTGDGWLDREWSSQPLSEDQNGWDWFSLRFDSGDKLMGFVLRGADGADDFRSGTWISASGKVTPLAPGSFQAVPLAQVEVAGRQIPVRWEVHLPERNVFLIVEALNPQSWMDVAFAYWEGPVTVSGSHSGTGYLEMTGYD is encoded by the coding sequence GTGAACGTTAGCCGCCTGCTGCTCTGTCTGAATCTGCTTGCCGCCAGCCCAGCATTGTCCCAGGGCTTTGCCAGTCTGGGGAGTGCGGCTGAAGGCTTTGCCATTCCGCATCCCGACCACCGCTTGCAGTTCCCCAGGGACCACGGGGCTCATCCGGATTTTCGTATTGAATGGTGGTATTTGACTGCCAACCTTAAGGATGAAAACGGCCAGAGCTACGGCATTCAATGGACGCTGTTTCGCAGCGCCCTTGCGCCGGGCGAGGCAGAAGGTTGGCAAAGCCCGCAGATCTGGATGGGCCATGCCGGCCTGACCAGCGCCACTGCGCATTTCTCAACCGAGCGCCTGGCCCGCGGCGGCATTGGCCAGGCCGGGGTCACCACAGCGCCCTTTCAGGCCTGGATTGACGACTGGCAGATGGCGGGTGCAAATGACCTGTCCCAGCTTGATCTCTACGCCGCGGGTGACAGTTTTTCATATGACCTCTCGGCCGAAACCATGGCGCCATTGGTTTTGCAGGGCGAGCAGGGCTATTCGGTGAAATCCCCCGAAGGCCAGGCCAGCTATTATTACTCGCAGCCAAATTACCAAATCCAAGGCACCCTCACCCTGCCCTCCGGGCCTGTTGCTGTGACCGGCGATGGCTGGCTGGATCGCGAATGGTCCAGCCAGCCGCTGTCAGAAGATCAAAATGGCTGGGACTGGTTTTCGCTGCGGTTTGACAGTGGCGATAAGCTGATGGGGTTTGTGTTGCGCGGCGCCGATGGAGCCGATGACTTTCGATCAGGGACCTGGATTTCCGCCTCCGGCAAGGTCACGCCGCTGGCACCGGGTTCCTTTCAGGCAGTCCCCCTGGCGCAGGTGGAGGTTGCCGGACGACAGATCCCGGTGCGCTGGGAGGTTCACCTGCCAGAGCGAAATGTTTTCCTGATAGTTGAAGCCCTTAACCCCCAAAGCTGGATGGATGTGGCCTTTGCCTATTGGGAGGGTCCCGTGACTGTATCTGGCAGCCACAGCGGCACCGGCTATTTGGAAATGACCGGGTATGACTAG
- a CDS encoding FtsX-like permease family protein, which translates to MTGPALFALLSHWRQHRFQLAALIVGLALATALWMAVQAINNQAKASYARAENYARQIDRPSLVPASNNSLTLSEYVRLRRSGWKLAPILEGRIKVADQAIEMTGIDLLSPPQIPGLTSSETTAQNGTLLIAMLRPPGGLWLHPQTAKLVAAEFPKITLHLSAELPPGQVIGDISVVSRLLDAPDRLTRLIYQSPAPPSPSALQALPEHIQFEAAGASRIAPGTLTESFHLNLTAFGFLSFVVGLFIVQGTIGLAMEQRRGLFRTLRCLGLPFQNLVFILAIEITIIACVSAFIGLIIGYFIAASLLPGVAVTLSGLYGVEVDNGLTLRPQWVLSGLAMTLLGAGIASCYSFFTLWHLPILQAPSTQARGQQVLRNFNGWARAGVGLLGIGTLSLLLWGGLNGGFVFLGCLLLGTALPLPFCLWHILQAGQRLTRHPLGHWLWADARAQLPGLSLALVALMLALATNIGVGTMVSSFRLTFSDWLDQRLTSELYVTARDDTQGAALHQWLAQQDLRVLPIRSQILRDQAGQITIYGVLDDPTYRDNWPMLEAQPKVWDLLAQGKGLLVSEQLARRRKLNLGDTIPLPQGWPSTVLGIYSDYGNPHGQAIVSMAQLLRNAPQAPNQRFGLRLEASDVPALIKKIQDRFDLDRESLVEQGKIKAASKRVFDQTFLVTDSLKLLTLGVASFAIFTSLATLWSQRLPQLGPVWAMGVSRRTLAQIDILRSLLMAGLTALLALPLGLVLSWALLVVINTEAFGWRLPVYLFPLDWLWLVTLSLLAALLAALLPAWRLFRLQPSALLKVFSSER; encoded by the coding sequence GTGACAGGGCCTGCCCTTTTTGCGCTGCTGTCCCATTGGCGTCAGCACAGATTTCAGCTGGCAGCCCTGATTGTCGGCCTGGCGCTGGCAACAGCCCTGTGGATGGCCGTCCAGGCGATCAACAACCAGGCAAAAGCCAGCTACGCCAGGGCAGAAAACTATGCACGCCAGATTGATCGGCCAAGCCTGGTGCCCGCCTCCAACAACAGCTTGACCCTGTCTGAGTATGTCAGGCTTAGGCGCAGCGGCTGGAAACTGGCTCCAATCCTGGAGGGTCGCATCAAGGTTGCAGATCAAGCCATTGAAATGACTGGTATTGATCTCCTGTCTCCGCCACAGATTCCTGGCCTCACGTCATCTGAAACGACAGCGCAGAACGGGACGCTGCTGATCGCGATGCTACGCCCGCCTGGTGGTTTGTGGCTGCATCCCCAAACGGCCAAACTGGTTGCTGCAGAGTTTCCAAAGATAACGCTCCACCTCTCAGCAGAGCTGCCGCCCGGTCAAGTCATTGGCGATATTTCGGTCGTCAGCCGCTTGCTTGATGCGCCTGACAGGCTGACACGGCTCATCTATCAGTCGCCAGCCCCACCATCCCCAAGTGCACTACAAGCGCTGCCAGAACATATTCAATTTGAAGCCGCAGGCGCCAGCCGCATTGCACCGGGAACCCTCACCGAGAGCTTTCACCTCAACCTGACGGCCTTTGGGTTTTTATCCTTTGTTGTTGGGCTTTTTATTGTGCAGGGCACCATTGGTCTGGCGATGGAGCAGCGGCGCGGCCTGTTTCGTACCCTGCGCTGCCTTGGGCTTCCGTTCCAAAATCTGGTCTTTATTTTGGCAATAGAGATCACCATCATTGCCTGTGTATCGGCCTTTATCGGATTGATAATTGGGTATTTTATTGCAGCCTCCCTGTTGCCCGGTGTGGCTGTGACCCTCTCGGGGCTCTACGGTGTTGAGGTTGACAACGGCCTGACCCTGCGGCCCCAATGGGTGCTGTCCGGCCTGGCCATGACCCTGCTTGGGGCGGGGATCGCCAGTTGTTATTCGTTTTTCACCCTTTGGCATCTTCCCATCCTGCAAGCGCCCTCCACCCAGGCCAGAGGCCAACAGGTTCTGCGCAATTTCAACGGCTGGGCGCGGGCTGGGGTAGGATTGCTGGGCATTGGCACCCTGTCCCTGCTGCTGTGGGGCGGTCTCAACGGTGGTTTTGTGTTTCTGGGCTGTCTGCTGCTGGGGACGGCGCTGCCACTGCCATTTTGCCTCTGGCATATTCTGCAGGCAGGCCAGAGGCTGACGCGCCATCCGCTCGGGCATTGGCTCTGGGCGGATGCGCGGGCACAGCTTCCCGGCCTTTCCCTGGCGCTGGTGGCGCTTATGCTGGCTTTGGCGACAAATATTGGCGTTGGAACAATGGTTTCCAGCTTTAGGCTGACCTTCTCTGACTGGTTGGACCAACGGCTGACTTCAGAGCTCTACGTCACTGCACGCGATGATACCCAAGGCGCCGCGCTGCACCAATGGTTGGCGCAACAAGACCTGCGGGTCTTACCCATCCGCTCTCAAATCCTGCGCGATCAGGCCGGACAGATCACCATTTACGGCGTGCTGGACGATCCCACATATCGTGACAACTGGCCCATGCTGGAGGCCCAGCCCAAGGTCTGGGATCTGCTGGCGCAGGGCAAGGGGCTTTTGGTCAGCGAACAACTGGCACGGCGCCGCAAGCTGAACCTGGGCGACACAATACCGCTGCCGCAGGGCTGGCCGAGCACGGTTTTGGGCATCTACTCAGACTATGGCAATCCCCACGGGCAAGCCATTGTCTCGATGGCACAACTGCTGCGCAATGCGCCACAGGCGCCCAACCAGCGTTTTGGCCTGCGTCTTGAAGCCAGTGATGTTCCTGCTTTGATCAAAAAGATCCAGGACAGGTTTGATTTGGATAGAGAAAGTCTTGTCGAACAAGGCAAGATCAAAGCCGCCTCAAAACGGGTTTTTGATCAGACCTTTCTGGTGACCGACAGCCTGAAACTGCTCACATTGGGGGTGGCAAGTTTTGCGATTTTCACCAGTCTCGCAACCCTCTGGAGCCAGCGCCTGCCGCAATTGGGCCCGGTCTGGGCCATGGGGGTCAGCCGCCGAACGCTGGCGCAGATCGACATCCTGCGCAGCCTGTTGATGGCCGGTCTGACTGCCCTGTTGGCCCTGCCGCTGGGATTGGTGCTATCCTGGGCCTTGTTGGTGGTGATCAACACCGAGGCCTTTGGCTGGCGACTGCCGGTTTATCTGTTTCCTCTGGACTGGCTGTGGCTTGTCACACTGTCGCTTTTGGCCGCTCTGCTGGCGGCACTGCTGCCGGCCTGGCGCCTGTTTCGTCTCCAGCCCAGTGCTCTGTTGAAGGTGTTTTCCAGTGAACGTTAG
- a CDS encoding ABC transporter ATP-binding protein, with the protein MVLTVTDVTKTIPQSDLEKPILDRVSLQLQAGTSLALTGESGSGKSTLLHLVGALDGFDSGEIHVDGVALRTLDDSGRAALRRSKVSIVFQQFNIIPSLDVAANIALHAKLAKAHDPDWEALLAQRLGLTALLSRYPEQLSGGQQQRVAIARALAMRPKLLLADEPTGSLDEESGEAVLALMLDLVAESQTALFLVTHSQTIAAALDRRLHLSNGGLT; encoded by the coding sequence ATGGTTTTAACCGTAACAGATGTCACCAAAACAATCCCCCAAAGCGACCTGGAGAAGCCGATACTGGATCGGGTCAGTTTGCAATTGCAGGCCGGAACCTCCCTGGCGCTAACGGGTGAAAGCGGATCTGGCAAAAGCACGCTTTTGCACCTTGTTGGGGCTTTGGACGGGTTTGACAGTGGCGAAATCCATGTGGATGGCGTTGCCCTGCGCACCCTGGATGATAGCGGGCGGGCGGCGCTGCGCCGAAGCAAGGTTTCCATTGTTTTTCAGCAATTTAATATCATTCCCTCACTTGATGTCGCGGCAAATATCGCGCTGCATGCCAAGCTGGCCAAAGCCCATGATCCGGATTGGGAGGCTCTTTTGGCGCAGCGGCTGGGCTTGACCGCTTTGTTGTCCCGCTACCCAGAACAGCTGTCGGGGGGGCAGCAGCAACGGGTGGCCATTGCCCGCGCGCTTGCCATGCGGCCCAAGCTGTTGCTGGCGGATGAACCAACCGGCAGCCTGGATGAGGAAAGCGGCGAGGCGGTGCTGGCGCTGATGCTGGATCTGGTCGCCGAAAGCCAAACCGCGCTGTTTCTCGTCACGCACTCCCAGACAATTGCTGCCGCCCTGGATCGGCGGCTGCATCTCAGCAACGGGGGGCTGACGTGA
- a CDS encoding YihY/virulence factor BrkB family protein, protein MKIGVFSNIWARSLWLAINRFNSKNGWVMSSHIAMSMMLALFPFVLFTVALAGTVASVFSQSVELERLVDLVFGAWPEPVSTPILAELDAVLASSNTGLITVGGIFALYFASNGVNAVRLAMVQAYHDEDHRPYWLSRLLCLGLVVLGGVGILIAALFEVVLPLYLHYLAEFFPDVDLSGYLTPGLHALVVALLPFGAVFCCHLLLPGKIHRLSHILPGTVLTVALWWGAGIGFAFYVGSIAQYSATYAGLAGAMAAMIFLYVNAAILILGAEFNSALIDLRSKR, encoded by the coding sequence ATGAAAATTGGCGTTTTTTCAAATATTTGGGCAAGATCGCTCTGGCTTGCGATAAACCGGTTCAACAGCAAGAACGGCTGGGTGATGAGCAGCCATATTGCCATGTCGATGATGCTGGCACTCTTTCCCTTTGTTTTGTTCACTGTGGCCTTGGCCGGCACCGTGGCCAGCGTTTTTTCCCAGAGCGTCGAACTGGAGCGTCTGGTGGATCTGGTCTTTGGGGCCTGGCCTGAGCCTGTCTCAACCCCGATCCTGGCTGAGCTTGACGCGGTGCTGGCAAGTTCCAACACCGGATTGATCACGGTGGGGGGGATTTTTGCCCTCTATTTTGCCTCCAACGGCGTCAATGCCGTACGGCTGGCCATGGTGCAGGCCTATCACGACGAGGATCACCGTCCCTATTGGCTGTCCCGGCTGCTGTGTCTTGGCCTTGTGGTTCTGGGCGGCGTCGGCATCCTTATTGCGGCCCTGTTTGAGGTGGTCTTGCCGCTCTATCTACATTACCTGGCTGAATTTTTCCCGGATGTGGATCTGTCCGGCTATTTGACACCAGGCCTGCATGCTTTGGTGGTGGCTCTGTTGCCCTTTGGTGCTGTGTTTTGCTGTCATCTTTTGCTGCCAGGGAAAATACATCGCCTGTCCCATATCCTGCCCGGCACGGTTCTCACGGTGGCGCTCTGGTGGGGCGCCGGGATTGGCTTTGCCTTCTATGTTGGATCAATTGCACAATATTCTGCCACCTACGCCGGGTTGGCCGGGGCCATGGCTGCGATGATTTTCCTCTATGTGAACGCGGCAATTTTGATCCTGGGTGCGGAATTCAACAGCGCCCTTATTGATCTGCGATCCAAAAGGTAA
- a CDS encoding RlmE family RNA methyltransferase has translation MAKTPNGKTPTGKNTSGRGQRDLKVKVKSARGRRLSSTRWLQRQLNDPYVKRAQAEGYRGRAAYKIMEVDDKYRFLVPGARVVDLGCAPGGWAQVAVKRINVMGEKRGKAQGRIIGVDLQEMEPMAGAEFHQLDFMDEGADDQVKEWLGGSADVVMSDMAASSSGHKQTDHLKIIALCEAAAYFAFDVLEEGGTFVAKVLAGGAEGELQKLLKNKFTKVANVKPPSSRSDSSEKFVVAMGYKG, from the coding sequence ATGGCAAAAACGCCGAACGGAAAAACCCCCACAGGCAAGAATACCTCTGGCCGTGGTCAGCGGGATCTTAAGGTCAAGGTGAAATCCGCCCGCGGACGTCGGCTGAGCTCGACCCGATGGCTGCAACGCCAGCTGAACGATCCCTATGTCAAACGCGCTCAGGCCGAAGGCTATCGTGGGCGCGCCGCCTATAAGATCATGGAAGTTGACGACAAATATCGCTTTCTGGTGCCCGGTGCCCGCGTTGTCGACCTGGGCTGCGCCCCCGGTGGCTGGGCGCAGGTGGCCGTCAAGCGTATCAATGTGATGGGCGAAAAACGCGGCAAGGCCCAGGGCCGTATCATTGGCGTTGACCTGCAGGAGATGGAACCCATGGCGGGGGCTGAATTCCACCAGCTCGATTTTATGGATGAAGGCGCCGATGATCAGGTCAAAGAATGGCTGGGCGGCTCTGCCGATGTGGTCATGTCCGATATGGCGGCTTCCAGTTCAGGCCACAAACAGACTGACCACCTCAAGATTATCGCGCTGTGCGAGGCCGCAGCCTATTTTGCCTTTGATGTTCTGGAAGAAGGCGGCACCTTTGTCGCCAAGGTTCTGGCCGGCGGTGCCGAGGGTGAGCTGCAAAAACTGCTGAAGAACAAATTCACCAAGGTTGCCAATGTCAAACCGCCATCGTCGCGGTCAGACAGTTCGGAAAAATTTGTCGTGGCGATGGGATACAAGGGCTAA
- a CDS encoding Ppx/GppA phosphatase family protein yields MTPRRSKGAGAFPKVVETPVPARPDSDALYAALDLGTNSCRMLIAQPKGSGFHVVDSFSKSVQLGTGLERTGRLSRSSMSRTIQALRICQQKLKRNRVKRMRLVTTEACRRAKNAREFIRQVKRETGLLLEIIQPEEEARLAVISCAPLVSTKTEQLLVVDIGGGSTELVWIDLSSVPKRDRPAAIMRLHAGFHPAYSPFPSAKVVDWISVPLGVATLRDQFNDVEDDSARFALMSWYFEEHLADFAPYKDEQARDGFQIVGTSGTVTTVAASHLGLKRYDRTKVDGLRMTSDQIDKVIRGYLDLGPQGRRRDPRIGEDRQALIMSGSAILQALLRCWPTDRLSVADRGLREGLLYAQMSADGVLEDGPF; encoded by the coding sequence ATGACGCCCAGGCGTTCCAAAGGTGCGGGCGCGTTTCCCAAGGTGGTTGAAACCCCTGTACCAGCCCGTCCGGATTCTGATGCGCTTTATGCGGCTCTGGATCTTGGCACAAACAGTTGCCGCATGCTGATTGCCCAGCCAAAGGGCAGCGGCTTTCATGTGGTGGATAGCTTTTCCAAGTCTGTGCAATTGGGCACCGGGCTTGAGCGGACCGGACGCCTGTCCCGTTCGTCCATGTCCCGTACCATTCAGGCCTTGCGGATTTGCCAGCAAAAACTCAAACGCAACCGCGTCAAGCGCATGCGGCTGGTCACCACCGAAGCCTGTCGACGGGCAAAAAACGCGCGTGAGTTCATCAGGCAGGTAAAGCGGGAAACCGGGCTGCTGCTGGAAATCATCCAACCCGAAGAAGAGGCCCGCCTGGCGGTCATTTCCTGCGCGCCTTTGGTCTCGACCAAAACCGAGCAGCTGTTGGTGGTGGATATTGGCGGCGGCTCGACCGAGCTGGTCTGGATTGATCTTTCGTCGGTGCCAAAGCGTGATCGCCCGGCAGCGATCATGCGGCTGCATGCCGGCTTTCATCCTGCCTACAGCCCCTTTCCCTCGGCCAAGGTTGTGGATTGGATTTCTGTGCCGCTTGGCGTGGCCACCCTGCGGGATCAGTTCAACGACGTCGAAGATGATTCAGCCCGCTTTGCCCTGATGAGCTGGTATTTTGAAGAACATCTAGCGGATTTTGCCCCCTATAAGGATGAGCAGGCCCGCGATGGCTTTCAGATTGTTGGCACCTCGGGTACGGTGACCACTGTTGCTGCCTCCCATCTTGGGTTAAAGCGCTACGATCGCACCAAGGTAGACGGGTTGCGGATGACCAGCGACCAGATCGACAAGGTGATCCGTGGCTATCTGGATCTTGGGCCTCAGGGGCGTCGTCGCGACCCCCGAATTGGCGAAGACCGTCAGGCCCTGATCATGTCCGGGTCGGCCATTTTGCAGGCGCTGCTCAGGTGTTGGCCAACGGATCGGCTGTCGGTGGCGGATCGTGGTCTGCGCGAAGGCCTGCTCTATGCGCAGATGAGCGCGGATGGTGTTTTGGAAGACGGGCCCTTCTGA
- a CDS encoding virulence factor — MVDVTIVYWRDIPAQVIVGKGRRGSKRQLEERFEQAIDRAAMKVNAKDSDAYLAEWRKAAPYALEGEAGEVAEAEAKRLEAEYDQDRLKTLIANDGWA, encoded by the coding sequence ATGGTGGATGTTACGATCGTATACTGGCGCGATATCCCCGCGCAGGTCATTGTGGGCAAGGGGCGCCGCGGTTCAAAACGCCAATTGGAAGAACGTTTTGAACAGGCGATCGACCGGGCCGCAATGAAGGTCAACGCCAAAGACAGCGATGCCTACCTGGCAGAATGGCGCAAAGCAGCGCCCTATGCCCTGGAAGGTGAAGCTGGCGAAGTCGCCGAAGCTGAGGCCAAACGTTTGGAAGCGGAATACGATCAGGATCGTCTTAAGACCCTGATTGCAAATGACGGATGGGCGTGA
- a CDS encoding methylenetetrahydrofolate reductase: MALLNFKKRDSGAEQPVTPEMEAFLKGYSIEVMPRTATKVDDFRALLPAGTRVYIAHIDGTPIEDMVATAKRIADEGFDVMPHFPARIIKDEATLADWIARYQGEAGVKQALLLAGGVSEPRGDFHSSMQLLETGLFDKAGFTHLNVAGHPEPNLDIDPKGGRANTYAALDWKQEFSKRTDAEMALATQFCFEAKPVIDWVNELSERGMNLPVHIGIAGPAKLQTMIKFAIACGVGPSLKVLQKRAKDVTKLLLPHEPGEVLADLAAHKAANPDFNITKVHFFPLGGIKTNATWAINNGGASAQPVNPQG; the protein is encoded by the coding sequence ATGGCTTTGTTGAACTTCAAAAAACGCGACTCTGGCGCTGAACAGCCCGTCACTCCTGAAATGGAGGCCTTTCTCAAGGGCTACTCCATCGAAGTAATGCCGCGCACAGCCACCAAGGTTGACGATTTCCGCGCTCTGCTGCCTGCCGGAACCCGCGTCTATATCGCCCATATCGATGGCACGCCAATCGAAGACATGGTTGCCACCGCCAAACGTATTGCCGATGAAGGCTTTGATGTCATGCCGCATTTCCCCGCGCGCATCATCAAGGATGAGGCCACTCTGGCCGACTGGATCGCCCGCTACCAGGGCGAAGCCGGCGTCAAGCAGGCCCTGTTGCTGGCCGGTGGTGTTTCAGAGCCACGGGGAGATTTCCACTCCTCGATGCAGCTGCTGGAAACCGGTCTGTTCGACAAGGCGGGCTTTACCCATCTGAACGTTGCGGGCCACCCAGAGCCAAACCTGGACATTGATCCCAAAGGCGGTCGTGCAAACACCTACGCAGCACTGGACTGGAAACAGGAATTCTCCAAGCGGACCGACGCCGAGATGGCCTTGGCCACGCAGTTCTGCTTTGAGGCGAAGCCGGTTATCGACTGGGTCAATGAGCTGAGCGAGCGCGGCATGAACCTGCCGGTGCATATCGGTATCGCGGGTCCTGCCAAACTGCAGACCATGATCAAGTTTGCCATTGCCTGTGGGGTTGGCCCCTCTTTGAAAGTGCTGCAAAAGCGCGCCAAAGATGTTACCAAACTGCTGCTGCCACATGAGCCCGGTGAGGTTCTGGCGGATCTGGCGGCCCACAAGGCTGCAAACCCGGATTTCAACATCACCAAAGTTCACTTTTTCCCACTTGGCGGCATCAAGACCAACGCCACCTGGGCCATCAACAACGGCGGCGCATCCGCGCAGCCCGTCAACCCGCAAGGATAA
- a CDS encoding methyltetrahydrofolate cobalamin methyltransferase, translating into MTRTVIESKTKTAVMGFDEPFCVIGERINPTGRKKLAAELEAGDFSTVEKDAVAQVLAGATVLDINAGVVYNSNPNPNETEPPLMRKIVELVQGLVDVPLCIDSSVPGALEAGLEICEGRPLLNSVTGEEERLEQILPLVKKYNVPVVAISNDDTGISEDPDVRFEVAKKIVQRAADFGIPAHDIVVDPLVMPVGAMGTAGLQVFALVRRLREELGVNTTCGASNISFGLPNRHGINNAFLPMAMGAGMTSAIMNPVGLPVTQTALAAKKEEVAAAGIILPEGMDDETFVTMFGLGSMKPRAGKEMEAIRAANFLTNNDPHGSEWIKFNKAPLKEGEESRGRGGRSGGRRRRG; encoded by the coding sequence ATGACCCGTACGGTTATAGAATCTAAAACAAAAACCGCTGTTATGGGCTTTGACGAGCCATTCTGTGTTATTGGCGAACGGATCAACCCCACCGGGCGTAAGAAACTGGCGGCGGAACTGGAAGCCGGAGATTTCTCCACGGTTGAAAAAGATGCTGTGGCGCAGGTTCTGGCCGGCGCAACTGTGCTCGATATCAATGCGGGTGTTGTCTATAATTCCAACCCCAACCCCAATGAGACAGAGCCACCGCTGATGCGGAAAATTGTTGAGCTGGTTCAAGGGCTTGTTGATGTGCCTTTGTGTATCGATTCCTCGGTTCCCGGCGCGCTTGAAGCCGGGCTGGAAATCTGCGAAGGCCGCCCGCTGCTGAACTCGGTCACCGGCGAAGAAGAGCGCCTGGAACAGATCCTGCCGCTGGTCAAAAAGTACAATGTGCCCGTTGTGGCGATCTCCAACGACGACACCGGGATTTCTGAAGATCCCGATGTACGCTTTGAAGTGGCCAAGAAGATCGTTCAGCGCGCCGCCGATTTTGGCATTCCCGCCCATGATATCGTGGTTGACCCGCTGGTGATGCCAGTTGGCGCCATGGGGACGGCCGGCCTGCAGGTCTTTGCCCTGGTGCGCCGTCTGCGCGAAGAGCTGGGCGTCAACACCACCTGCGGCGCCTCCAACATCTCCTTTGGCCTGCCAAACCGTCACGGCATCAACAATGCCTTCCTGCCAATGGCGATGGGGGCTGGCATGACTTCGGCGATCATGAACCCTGTTGGCCTGCCCGTGACGCAAACAGCCCTGGCTGCCAAAAAGGAAGAAGTTGCCGCCGCTGGCATCATTCTGCCCGAAGGCATGGATGATGAAACCTTTGTCACCATGTTTGGCCTTGGCTCGATGAAGCCCCGTGCTGGTAAGGAAATGGAAGCGATCCGCGCGGCCAACTTCCTGACCAACAATGACCCACACGGTAGCGAATGGATCAAGTTCAACAAGGCGCCTCTGAAAGAGGGCGAAGAAAGCCGCGGTCGTGGTGGCCGTTCTGGCGGACGTCGCCGCCGGGGCTGA
- a CDS encoding DUF2059 domain-containing protein — MRHFAKRFFHLALAAVTFGFLGLHLAPAAQAAERGKVAAFLEVTGFDVALDSIALSAGNAPQMLGLSAGDFGSNWTRLSQSVFDQDEMRELALDILTETLEDEALSHAAAFYASDLGQRLVLAENASHLVEEGDTKQVAGQRIIADLVKTGSKRVALYHRMSKAIDAAGAGLKAIQQIQFRFLMAANAAGVIELKLDADGLRALQRAQEAEMRMSLRASNLAASAYTYQSFSEAEVEAYVEALETPLMQQVYELLNAVQFEITANRFEALAFRMSELGQGEDI; from the coding sequence ATGAGACACTTTGCAAAACGCTTTTTTCATTTGGCGCTGGCCGCTGTTACCTTTGGATTTCTGGGGCTTCACCTGGCCCCTGCGGCACAGGCCGCTGAACGGGGCAAGGTTGCGGCTTTTCTTGAGGTGACGGGGTTTGATGTTGCCCTGGACAGTATTGCGCTCTCGGCCGGGAATGCGCCGCAGATGCTGGGGCTGTCCGCTGGCGACTTTGGCTCAAACTGGACGCGGCTGTCGCAATCGGTGTTTGACCAGGATGAAATGCGCGAGCTGGCTCTCGATATCCTGACCGAGACCCTGGAGGATGAGGCGTTGAGCCATGCGGCGGCCTTTTATGCCAGCGATCTTGGGCAGCGTCTGGTCCTGGCTGAAAACGCGTCGCATCTGGTTGAAGAGGGTGATACCAAACAGGTTGCCGGCCAGCGCATCATTGCGGATCTTGTCAAAACCGGCAGCAAGCGTGTGGCGCTGTATCACCGGATGAGCAAGGCGATTGATGCGGCCGGGGCAGGGCTGAAGGCGATCCAACAGATCCAGTTTCGCTTTCTGATGGCCGCCAATGCTGCTGGCGTCATTGAACTGAAATTGGATGCCGATGGGCTGCGCGCGCTTCAGCGTGCCCAGGAAGCAGAGATGCGCATGTCGCTGCGGGCCTCAAACCTGGCCGCCTCTGCCTATACCTATCAAAGCTTTAGCGAGGCAGAGGTCGAGGCCTATGTCGAGGCGCTGGAGACTCCGCTGATGCAGCAGGTCTATGAGCTGTTGAACGCGGTGCAGTTTGAAATCACCGCCAATCGGTTTGAAGCTTTGGCTTTCCGGATGAGCGAGCTGGGGCAAGGCGAAGATATCTAG